From Clostridia bacterium, a single genomic window includes:
- the yedF gene encoding sulfurtransferase-like selenium metabolism protein YedF: protein LGQVLMRSFFYTLREAEVVPGSIIFINSGVKLACEGSPVLSDLMALEKRGVRILSCGTCLDYFQLKEKLCVGSISNMYSIVEAMMTSDRLITLG from the coding sequence AGCTGGGGCAGGTGCTGATGCGAAGCTTTTTTTATACTCTGAGGGAAGCGGAAGTGGTTCCTGGTTCGATTATCTTCATTAATAGTGGGGTAAAACTGGCCTGCGAAGGGTCGCCGGTATTGTCCGACCTTATGGCCTTGGAAAAGCGCGGAGTCAGGATCTTAAGCTGCGGCACCTGCTTGGATTACTTTCAGCTTAAAGAAAAGCTTTGCGTTGGCTCCATTAGCAACATGTACTCCATTGTTGAAGCCATGATGACTAGTGACCGCTTGATTACCTTAGGGTAG